The region ATTTCCTTTGATTCATTTCTATCAATGTGTTTCTCTTTCATCGGCGTATCCTTTCTCTGCCTGCTTCAACAGGCAGCCTTTCGTTTTGATCGTATCGAAAGGGTACGCCACCTATTTTCTATTTCCACTCTTTTCGATAATAGCTCCGATGACATCGTTAATCATTCACTGCCTCATCGTTGCGGTTGAACGTTTATTTTTATCCTAATCGAAAGTCACGCTCTTGAGAATTTGCCGAAACAACGCTTTGCGCTCGTCGCCCGCGGCACTCGGATGGAGCCAAGTTATGCGGAACAGATCGAGAGTCGGATGATCGCGAATCGGGCCGAACATGAATGAATCTATTCGCGTGACAGTCTCCTTGGGAGTCGGGCCGGGGATTTGCACCTCGCGGATAAAGTGGCGCAGATCGTCGAACTCGATGATGAACTCTTCTTTCATGATCGCGTTGGGCGTGTCGGCTTTGAGACTTTCCCAGCTCGATCGGCCCGCTTCTTCGAGCGACACGCTCGGCAGCACGCGCTCGTGATGGACGATCACGTTGGACCAGAACTCGTCCACCGGGCTGCCGTCTTGGCCATTGGAGCTACCCATGACAAACAGCGCGTTGGGAAACTCGCTCACCACCCAGTGGGGCGGGATAATCAAATTGAAACTCGGCACCGGCCGGCAGGCTTCACTCGGATAGCTAAGCCAGAGAAATCCCGTGGTATCGATCTTGATGTTTTCCGATGGTAGTTTCATTGTGACCTCATTAAAACAAATTCTTGCTAGTGGTTTGTCCTGCTAACAACTTCCGACGGGTTGACGCCGGTTAGATTTGTTCGCGCGCCTCCGTTAGTTTTGCTCAAAATCGAAATCGACAGGTGGTGACTGCCGCAGTGACTTATCGTTGAACCACAGGATCGCATAGGCCCGCATAGAAAAGTTTCCCGGCGCGAGGTTGGCCGCGGAATAGGGTATTATTAGGGAGTGGACTCCGAGCTCATAGGGATCAAACGCAACCGAGAAATCGGTGGAAACCGCAAGATTCCCTGACGGAGTCTTATAACGATCCGTCTTGGAAGGAACAGGAGTATAGTTCCCGTTGTCTTCTAATGATTGAATATAGATCGCCAACTTGGCTTTAGATCAGGAGGCGCCCTGGAGTTGGCCGTTCACCCGGAAGATCCACCGCTGGCTAGCATCGTCGCGATTAACGGTTGGTTGCTGGAGCTGAGCCGAAGGCGCTTGAGCCGGCTGTGCCATCGCGTTACTGCGCGTCATTGCGACTGCTGTCAAGGCGATCGACGCCGCAAAGGCGCTGAGACGCAATATGCGATTTGTTTTCATCGAGGGAGTCCCGCTCTATTATCCTGGCGCAAAATTGAATTCGACAGGAGTCGAGCTCTCCAAAGATTTGTTGTTGATAAACACCTCCGCCCACCCCCTCAACTTATAGGTTCTCCCCGACCGCAGGTTGATCTCGGCATAGGGCAGTTCCACGGTGAGGACACCGAGCTCATAGGGATCGAAGTTTGCCGTAAAATAATTGTAACTGGCGAGATCGCCGTCGACAGAGTTATACTCGCTCCCCTTCTTGGCCCGTAAGGTAGTCCAAGTTTGATTGTTCTCGTACTGAAAAAAATAACCCAATACGGCCTCGCTGCCGCGCGCACCACGAAGTTGGCCGTTGACGCGTAAGGTGTATTTTTGATTGGCATCGTCATAGGTAAGCGTCGGTTGCTGCAGCGTTACACGACCCGCGCTGCTCTGCGCCGCGACCGTACTTTGGGCCGGCGTCGAATTGCCGTATGCCGGGGGCGGCAAGCCATCTCTCACAAATGGCAACGTACACGCCACGATATTGTTTGCATCGATGACGCTTAGACTTCCGGGCGTGGTGCCGATCGCGTACGTTCGCGGGGTGAGACTGTCGGCCAACGTTTGCAAGATTCCTAGCCAAACATTGTTGGAATTGTTCGAGGTTGTCGGGCCGGGATCGTAAGCATAGGTACACGTCAATTGCCCGCTGTTACCGGCGACATTCCCGGAGAATGCGGTTTGCCCCGCCCCGAAACAGGGATCTTCGGAGTTTTTTACGGCGGAGATCTGCTGGCCCCGATGGTTGATTTGCACAGTTAGCGAATAGGTGTCGCCTGACGGACACCGATACTCGCTGGTCCATTGTCCGCTCAGATTGGGACTCTGTGCCAGCGCATTGCTGCGGGTCAATACGAGTGCGGTCATGCCGATTAAGACTATGAACCTTATCGTGAGCAATGTGGGATTGGTTTTCATCGTTGTCCTCCTTATTTGTGAAATCAATTGTCTCAAATGAATAGAGGCGGTCCAATCTGCGATGCCCACAACTCATCGCAATCGAGGTTGGCGATTGCCATTGCAAATTTCATCCTCGGCGACTAAAAACAAAAGGCAGTACTCGCGGGAGTCAACTCCGCACTGAGCTACTGGCTTCAGATTTTTTTGTTAACGGAGCCCTAGGAATTACCCGGTTCCGGTAGGAGGCTTATATTCCCCAACCACGGCCAAAGAACCTTGGCAGGAAATAACCTTGCCTAGAGGTAAGACGATTCAGTTTCAATGGGTCGTGTCGAGCGGTAAATTCACGGCAGTCAACCTTGTTCAGTTGCACCAAACTCAGCGATGGCTTATAAAATTACAATCAATCGTCTTTTTCGCAAAGGATAGGGGAGCCAGGCGTGGAATTTCAGCGTATCAAACGGCTGCCGCCCTATGTCTTCAGCATCATCGATGGTATGAAGATGGAGGCGCGGCGTAGGGGTGAGGATATCGTCGACTTCGGCATGGGCAATCCCGATCTGCCCACACCGCCGCATGTGGTGGCGAAGCTGATCGAGGCGGCGTCCAAACCTGCCAATCATCGTTACTCGGTGTCGCGCGGGATTTTTAAATTGCGCGGCGCGATCGCCGATTGGTACAAGCGCCGCTATAACGTCGATATCGATCCCGACAGCGAGGCAATCGTCACCATCGGCGCCAAAGAAGGTTTGTCGCATCTCGCTTGGGCGACCATCGATCCCGGCGATGTCGTGCTTTGCCCGAGTCCGACATATCCGATTCATCAGTATGCCGTGATCCTCGCCGGCGGCGATCTGCGCTGCATTCCGCTCACCACCAGCGAAGAATTTTTCGGCAACTTGGATCAGGCGATCAAGCAGACTTGGCCCAAGCCGAAAATGTTGATCATCAGTTTTCCGCACAATCCGACTACTCAAGTAGTCGAGCTGGATTTTTTCGAAAGGGTGGTGAAAGCGGCTAAGGAGCATGACTTCATCGTCGTGCATGATCTGGCCTACGCCGATCTGACCTTCGACGGTTATCGGGCGCCGAGTTTTCTCCAGGCCGCGGGCGCCAAGGATGTCGGCGTGGAATTTTTCTCGCTGTCGAAGAGCTACAACATGCCGGGTTGGCGCGTCGGCTTTTGCGTCGGCAATAAGGAAATCATTCACGCCTTGGCGCGCATCAAGAGCTATCTCGACTACGGTATTTTTCAGCCGATTCAGATCGCCGCCATTCAAGCGCTCAACGGACCGCAGGATTGCGTCGAAGAGATTTGCGACATGTACCGCAAGCGGCGCGATTCGTTGCTCGACGGTCTCGACCGCGCCGGCTGGTATATTCCTCGGCCCAAGGGGACGATGTTCGTCTGGGCCGAGATTCCCGAGCCGGCGAAAAAGATGGGCTCGGTGGAGTTCGCCAAATATTTACTTCAAGAAGCCCAAGTCGCGGTGTCGCCGGGGATCGGCTTCGGCCAGTACGGCGACGAACATGTGCGCTTCGCGCTGATCGAAAACGAGCACCGCACCAAGCAGGCGGTGCGCAAAATCAAAAAGGCGCTCGTCAAATTATTAGACTAGCAAGAAGTCGGATTAAGAGATTACTGCCGCAAAGGCGCAAAGCTCGCAAAGTTCGGAATAGTACTCAACGAGATCACAAACATTCCCCGAAAACTTAGCGCCTTGGCGCCTTTGCGAGAGAATAATCCTAATTGATTTATGGCAACGGTTAATTCACGGCGGAAAGTCGGCGTCGGTTTGCTCGGCTCGGGAGTGGTCGGCGAGGCGATTCAAGATATTCTGTTTCAGCAAGTCGAGGAACGGAACGTCAAAGACGTCGACTTGGAGATCCGTAAGATTTACACCCGCTCGCCCAAAGGCAAGAAGTGGTTCGCCAAGCGCAAAGCTTTGTTCACCGCCAGCGCCGAAGAAGTGATCGATGACCCGAGCGTCGATATCGTCATCGAAGCGCTGGGCTTTCAGTCGAAGGCGCAGTTGCCGCAATTCCGCGACTACATTCTGCGCGCTTTCCGTAACGGCAAATCAGTGGTCACTTCAGACAAGGCCGTGCTGGCGCGCTACGGCAAAGAAATCTGGGCGGCGGCCAAGCAGAGCGGCCGGCAACTACGATTCGAAGCCTGCGTCGGCGGCGGCATTCCCGTTATCCGTTCGCTCAGCGAAAGCTTCGCGGTGGAACAACCGGAAGCGGTCTTCGGCATCGTCAACGGCACCTGCAATTATATTCTCTCGCAGATGGAAAAAAGCGGGAAGCCTTATGCCGAAGCGCTCAAAGAAGCGCAGCAAAAAGGCTACGCCGAAACCAATCCGGCATCCGACGTCAACGGCAGCGACGCCGAAGCGA is a window of Deltaproteobacteria bacterium DNA encoding:
- a CDS encoding alanine transaminase codes for the protein MEFQRIKRLPPYVFSIIDGMKMEARRRGEDIVDFGMGNPDLPTPPHVVAKLIEAASKPANHRYSVSRGIFKLRGAIADWYKRRYNVDIDPDSEAIVTIGAKEGLSHLAWATIDPGDVVLCPSPTYPIHQYAVILAGGDLRCIPLTTSEEFFGNLDQAIKQTWPKPKMLIISFPHNPTTQVVELDFFERVVKAAKEHDFIVVHDLAYADLTFDGYRAPSFLQAAGAKDVGVEFFSLSKSYNMPGWRVGFCVGNKEIIHALARIKSYLDYGIFQPIQIAAIQALNGPQDCVEEICDMYRKRRDSLLDGLDRAGWYIPRPKGTMFVWAEIPEPAKKMGSVEFAKYLLQEAQVAVSPGIGFGQYGDEHVRFALIENEHRTKQAVRKIKKALVKLLD